A genomic region of Pseudomonas abietaniphila contains the following coding sequences:
- a CDS encoding MerR family transcriptional regulator, with product MSNPTYSISDLARELDITTRTIRFYEEQGMLCPERRGLERVYSARDKVTLKLILRGKRIGFSLAECRDLIGLYDPTGDNQKQLTTMLVKIAERRAQLDQQLLDIQQMQLELDTAEERCRAALSNSL from the coding sequence ATGAGTAATCCGACTTACAGTATTTCCGACCTCGCACGCGAGCTGGACATCACCACGCGCACCATCCGCTTTTACGAAGAGCAAGGCATGCTATGTCCCGAGCGTCGTGGTCTGGAGCGTGTCTATTCGGCCCGGGACAAAGTCACACTCAAGCTGATCCTGCGCGGCAAGCGCATCGGCTTCTCGCTGGCTGAGTGTCGGGATCTGATCGGACTGTACGACCCGACCGGCGACAATCAGAAGCAACTCACCACGATGCTGGTGAAGATTGCGGAGCGCCGCGCACAGCTCGATCAACAGCTGCTGGACATCCAGCAAATGCAGCTGGAGCTCGACACCGCAGAAGAACGCTGCAGGGCGGCCCTCAGCAATTCTCTTTGA
- a CDS encoding autotransporter assembly complex protein TamA, with the protein MKFPGRFTSGFILMFSSCAAFADAQLDVRIKPSNSELKSNIEGYVGTLGERDEQALERFSVGAVEQAQKAAQALGYYQAQIDTEVKRTDKDLHLVLTVEPGEPVHLRNVTVRIEGDARQLKAFKVPKSDALRSGAVLNHGRYEDAKRLIQNQAARYGFFKGRFVVQRLSVDPRAGVADIELVYDSGPRFSLGKVTFSGDAPFDEDLLKRMVPFKEDTPYDSELIAELNQAMQSSGYFEGVRVDASPTDAQGQVIPVDVQLQTRKPRTMGLGVGYSTDVGPRVKANWTRHWANPQGHSYGVESELSAPRQNVGLFYDIPLDPPLTDKLRFAGGYQYEEIADTDSLSKLLTVGPEWHSKLPSGWERVISLKWQREEYRLGNDEGLSTLLMPGISYSYLRSDNRIDPHNGYRLQFETEVAKEGLGSDANVLHGTALIKGLTTVAQNHRFLGRVQVGGTATNGYKSIPPSLRFFAGGDQSVRGYDYQSLSPENSDGDKIGGRYMIAGSAEYQYSIAEKWRVAAFVDQGNSFNSLDLPSLKTGVGIGIRWVSPVGPLRLDLAHALDDDGGIRLHFSMGPEL; encoded by the coding sequence ATGAAGTTTCCCGGTCGATTCACCAGTGGTTTTATCCTGATGTTTTCCAGCTGTGCGGCGTTCGCCGATGCGCAGTTGGATGTAAGGATCAAGCCGTCCAATTCCGAGCTCAAATCCAACATTGAAGGGTACGTGGGCACCCTCGGCGAGCGTGATGAACAGGCGCTCGAGCGTTTTAGCGTGGGCGCTGTCGAGCAGGCACAGAAAGCGGCCCAGGCGCTGGGTTACTACCAGGCGCAGATCGATACTGAGGTCAAACGGACCGACAAGGACCTGCACCTTGTTCTTACCGTAGAGCCCGGCGAACCGGTGCATTTGCGTAACGTCACGGTGCGGATCGAGGGCGATGCGCGTCAGCTCAAGGCATTCAAAGTGCCCAAGAGCGATGCACTCAGGTCGGGAGCGGTGCTCAATCACGGTCGCTATGAGGACGCCAAGCGCCTTATTCAGAATCAGGCCGCGCGCTACGGCTTTTTCAAAGGGCGATTCGTCGTTCAACGCCTGTCCGTTGACCCGCGGGCGGGTGTCGCTGACATCGAGCTGGTTTACGACAGCGGCCCCCGGTTTTCGCTGGGCAAAGTCACGTTCAGTGGCGATGCACCGTTTGATGAAGACCTGCTCAAACGCATGGTGCCCTTCAAGGAGGACACGCCTTACGATTCCGAGCTGATCGCCGAGCTCAACCAGGCCATGCAATCAAGCGGTTATTTCGAGGGTGTTCGTGTCGATGCGTCACCCACCGATGCGCAAGGTCAGGTGATCCCCGTCGACGTTCAACTGCAAACCCGCAAGCCTCGCACCATGGGGCTGGGTGTGGGCTATTCGACGGACGTCGGTCCTCGCGTAAAAGCCAACTGGACCCGTCACTGGGCCAATCCCCAAGGCCACAGCTACGGCGTCGAATCCGAATTGTCGGCGCCACGCCAGAACGTCGGCCTGTTTTATGACATCCCGCTGGACCCGCCACTGACCGATAAACTGCGATTCGCTGGCGGCTATCAATACGAAGAAATCGCTGACACCGACAGCCTCAGCAAACTGCTGACGGTCGGTCCTGAGTGGCACAGCAAGTTGCCCAGCGGCTGGGAGCGGGTCATTTCCCTCAAATGGCAGCGGGAAGAGTACCGTCTGGGCAACGATGAAGGCTTGAGCACCTTGTTGATGCCCGGCATCAGCTATTCCTATCTGCGCAGCGATAACCGGATTGACCCGCACAACGGTTACCGTCTGCAGTTCGAAACCGAGGTGGCGAAGGAAGGTCTGGGCTCGGACGCCAACGTGCTGCACGGCACCGCACTGATCAAGGGGCTGACAACGGTTGCACAGAACCACCGTTTTCTCGGCCGCGTGCAGGTGGGCGGCACGGCCACCAACGGTTACAAATCCATTCCGCCTTCGCTGCGATTCTTTGCCGGTGGTGACCAGAGCGTTCGGGGTTACGACTATCAGTCACTGTCCCCGGAAAACTCTGATGGCGACAAGATCGGCGGCCGCTACATGATTGCCGGCAGTGCTGAGTACCAGTACTCGATCGCTGAAAAGTGGCGGGTTGCGGCCTTCGTCGACCAAGGCAACTCGTTCAACTCGCTGGACTTGCCAAGCCTCAAAACCGGCGTCGGCATTGGCATTCGCTGGGTTTCACCGGTGGGGCCGCTGCGACTGGATCTGGCCCACGCGCTGGATGATGACGGTGGCATTCGTCTGCATTTCTCGATGGGACCTGAATTGTGA
- a CDS encoding translocation/assembly module TamB domain-containing protein, producing the protein MILIVISLGLVLGTSSGSRWALAWVPGLEIKNFSGRLGGAWQADALVWQQGESKVEVDAPVFEWSPSCLMRMTLCIDTLKTSDIRLHFAPSTDEGSDGPITLPTLTLPVAIELGEVQIGSLHLDGTEQVRDVQLAAHWTADGLKIDSVHAQRDDIVLDLTGLLKPVGDWPLTAQGQVKLPDVSGQPLSLTLNVAGDLLKTLNVNAQTSGYIEAKLVGQLQPLVENLPAEVAITSDGFKASKDLPATLQLNQLTLNAKGDLAQGYAILGNASLPAEQGPVILALQGRVDAKGAQITTLDLTASAEQWLKISGSLDWQKGLSADAKVDWLDFPWHRLYPVIDEPQVSVHTFNGEISYTDGKYLGNFIGDFKGPAGPFSLQSPFSGDLQQIFLPQLELVAGQGKASGHVNVQFADGVAWDTALDLSAIDPSFWVAELPGSLAGPLRSKGSFKGERLNLNADLDLKGRLRGQPAVMQAKADGAGDRWSVSALDIRLGDNRIQGTGSLQQKLIAQLDLNLPRLGQLWPRLQGQVKGRVDLAGTLQAPQGQLGLQGTQLAYETNKLQSLNLSAKLDTAQRATVDLKTSGIQVGDTALGTLVVNGQGDIKRQQVKLDLQGPLLKLALALDGTLDKGNWRGRLASGDVQTGGQDWKLQQPAKLERLADGKINFGAHCWLSGPASLCGEDQRLMPDPRLRYHLKQFPLDSLAQWLPKDFAWKGALNADVQLDLPASGPHGQVVIDASGGTLRVKEKSQWLDFPYQTLKLTSSLTPKKVDTTLDFRGGKLGDLLARLSIDPVAKNKPVNGDFTLTGLDVSVARPFVTMVEKLNGKLNGSGRISGGLLAPQVNGNVVLSDGEVSGPELPITLEKLNVQALIAGENVQLKGNWRSGAAGQGSISGQIAWADALNVGINLQGSHLPITVEPYAKLEAAPDLKISLQGDRLAVSGKVLIPKGEITVRQLPPSTVKVSDDTVIVGAQTEAGKPPMAIAMDINVEVGQEQLSFTGFGLTANLAGHVHIGDNLDTRGELNLNDGRYRAYGQRLTIRKARLLFAGPVDQPYLDIEAIRQTDDVIAGIRLSGSAEQPTTTVFSEPAMSQEQALSYLVLGRPLATNGEDNNMMAQAALALGLAGSSSTAGKLASGLGIKDFDLDTSGSGDTTAVVASGKITDKLSLRYGVGVFEPANTIALRYLLSKKVYVEAASGVASSLDIFYKRDF; encoded by the coding sequence ATGATCCTGATTGTGATCTCACTGGGGCTGGTGCTTGGGACATCGTCAGGAAGTCGCTGGGCATTAGCATGGGTACCGGGTCTGGAGATCAAGAACTTTTCGGGTCGTCTGGGCGGCGCCTGGCAAGCCGATGCCCTGGTCTGGCAGCAAGGCGAGAGCAAGGTCGAGGTCGACGCTCCGGTGTTCGAGTGGTCGCCGTCGTGCCTGATGCGGATGACGCTGTGCATCGACACCTTGAAGACCTCGGATATTCGCCTGCACTTCGCACCTTCCACCGACGAAGGCAGTGACGGCCCGATCACGCTGCCTACGCTCACGTTGCCGGTGGCCATCGAACTGGGCGAGGTTCAGATCGGCAGCCTGCACCTGGACGGGACCGAGCAAGTGCGGGACGTGCAGCTCGCGGCCCATTGGACGGCAGACGGTTTGAAGATCGATTCCGTGCACGCGCAACGCGACGACATCGTGCTGGACCTCACCGGTTTGCTGAAGCCCGTCGGTGACTGGCCGTTGACGGCGCAAGGTCAGGTCAAGCTGCCTGATGTGAGTGGTCAGCCGTTGTCGTTGACCTTGAATGTGGCAGGCGACCTGCTCAAGACGCTGAATGTGAACGCTCAGACCAGCGGCTACATCGAGGCGAAGCTGGTGGGGCAGTTGCAGCCCCTGGTGGAAAATCTGCCGGCAGAAGTCGCGATCACCAGTGACGGTTTCAAAGCCAGCAAGGACCTGCCCGCTACGCTGCAACTCAACCAGCTGACGCTGAACGCCAAGGGCGATCTGGCGCAGGGATACGCCATTCTCGGCAACGCCAGTCTGCCCGCCGAGCAGGGCCCGGTTATCTTGGCGCTGCAAGGGCGGGTCGATGCCAAGGGTGCGCAAATCACCACCCTGGACTTGACCGCCAGTGCCGAACAGTGGTTGAAGATCAGCGGATCGCTGGATTGGCAAAAAGGCTTGAGTGCCGACGCAAAGGTCGACTGGCTCGATTTCCCCTGGCACCGCCTATATCCGGTGATCGACGAACCGCAAGTCAGTGTTCATACCTTTAATGGCGAGATTTCCTATACAGACGGCAAGTACCTGGGCAATTTCATCGGTGACTTCAAAGGCCCGGCGGGTCCGTTCAGTCTGCAAAGTCCGTTCAGCGGGGATTTGCAGCAAATTTTCCTGCCGCAGCTTGAGTTGGTGGCGGGGCAAGGCAAAGCCAGTGGTCACGTTAACGTGCAGTTCGCTGACGGGGTCGCTTGGGATACCGCGCTGGACTTGAGCGCCATCGATCCTTCGTTCTGGGTGGCGGAGCTACCGGGATCACTTGCTGGCCCGCTGCGCAGCAAGGGTTCTTTCAAGGGTGAACGGCTGAACCTGAATGCCGATCTTGACCTCAAGGGTCGCCTGCGGGGGCAGCCTGCGGTGATGCAAGCCAAGGCCGATGGAGCAGGGGACAGATGGAGCGTGAGCGCCTTGGACATTCGTCTGGGTGACAACCGCATTCAGGGCACCGGAAGCCTGCAACAGAAGCTGATCGCGCAACTGGACCTGAACCTGCCGCGACTGGGTCAGCTCTGGCCGCGGCTGCAGGGTCAGGTCAAAGGCCGTGTCGATCTGGCCGGCACGCTACAGGCGCCCCAAGGGCAACTGGGCCTGCAAGGTACGCAACTGGCGTACGAGACCAACAAGCTGCAAAGCCTGAACCTGTCGGCGAAGCTGGACACTGCGCAACGCGCGACCGTCGACCTGAAAACCAGCGGCATTCAGGTAGGAGACACGGCGCTGGGCACGCTCGTGGTGAATGGTCAGGGTGATATCAAGCGTCAGCAGGTCAAGCTTGACCTGCAAGGGCCATTGCTCAAGCTGGCGTTGGCGCTGGATGGCACGCTTGACAAGGGCAACTGGCGCGGCCGTCTGGCCAGCGGTGATGTGCAAACGGGCGGGCAGGACTGGAAGCTGCAGCAACCGGCAAAACTCGAACGCCTCGCTGACGGCAAAATCAATTTTGGCGCCCATTGCTGGCTCTCCGGTCCGGCCAGTCTGTGCGGCGAAGACCAGCGCCTGATGCCCGACCCACGCTTGCGTTACCACCTCAAGCAGTTCCCGCTGGACAGTCTCGCGCAGTGGTTGCCCAAGGACTTTGCATGGAAAGGCGCGTTGAACGCTGATGTCCAGCTGGATCTGCCGGCGTCCGGACCCCACGGGCAGGTGGTGATCGACGCCAGTGGCGGCACGTTGCGCGTCAAAGAGAAGAGCCAATGGCTGGACTTTCCGTACCAGACGCTGAAGCTCACGAGCAGCCTGACGCCTAAGAAAGTCGACACCACGCTGGATTTTCGAGGTGGAAAGCTGGGTGACTTGCTGGCCCGCCTGAGCATTGATCCCGTGGCGAAAAACAAACCCGTCAACGGCGATTTCACGCTGACGGGGCTTGATGTGTCCGTGGCACGGCCCTTCGTCACGATGGTTGAAAAGCTCAACGGCAAGCTGAACGGCAGCGGGCGCATCTCCGGTGGTCTGTTGGCACCGCAGGTTAACGGCAATGTCGTGTTGAGCGACGGCGAAGTGTCCGGGCCGGAACTGCCGATCACCCTTGAAAAACTCAATGTGCAAGCCTTGATCGCAGGCGAGAACGTGCAGTTGAAGGGCAACTGGCGCAGTGGCGCGGCGGGTCAAGGCAGCATCAGCGGGCAGATTGCGTGGGCTGACGCGTTGAACGTCGGTATCAACCTGCAGGGCTCGCATCTGCCGATCACCGTCGAACCCTATGCCAAGCTGGAAGCAGCCCCCGACCTTAAGATCAGCTTGCAGGGCGATCGGCTGGCGGTGTCGGGCAAGGTGCTGATCCCCAAAGGCGAGATCACGGTCCGCCAATTGCCGCCGTCCACCGTCAAAGTGTCCGATGACACGGTGATCGTCGGCGCGCAAACCGAAGCGGGCAAGCCGCCGATGGCCATCGCCATGGACATCAACGTCGAGGTCGGTCAGGAGCAGTTGAGTTTCACCGGCTTCGGTCTGACGGCCAACTTGGCGGGGCACGTTCACATTGGTGACAACCTGGACACCCGGGGCGAACTGAACCTCAACGACGGCCGTTATCGCGCTTATGGTCAGCGCCTGACCATCCGCAAAGCGCGACTGCTGTTCGCGGGGCCGGTGGATCAGCCGTACCTGGACATCGAAGCGATTCGCCAGACCGACGATGTGATTGCCGGTATTCGCCTGAGTGGCAGCGCCGAACAGCCGACGACCACGGTATTTTCCGAGCCCGCGATGAGTCAGGAGCAGGCGCTGTCCTATCTGGTGCTAGGCCGCCCGTTGGCCACCAACGGTGAAGACAACAACATGATGGCTCAAGCCGCGTTGGCACTTGGGCTGGCCGGCAGTTCGTCAACAGCGGGCAAACTGGCCTCCGGTCTCGGGATCAAAGACTTCGACCTGGACACCTCTGGCAGTGGCGACACTACCGCCGTGGTTGCCAGTGGCAAGATCACCGACAAGCTCAGTTTGCGGTATGGAGTAGGGGTGTTCGAACCGGCGAATACGATCGCCCTGCGGTACCTGTTGAGCAAGAAGGTCTACGTGGAGGCGGCGAGCGGCGTCGCCAGTTCGCTGGATATTTTCTATAAACGGGATTTTTAA
- a CDS encoding LysR family transcriptional regulator has product MNLSKVDLNLFIVFDAIYTEANLTRAGQIVGITQPAVSNALARLRETFNDPLFVRTAQGMVPTPMAQNIIGPVRNALSLLRVSVQESRIFNPLQANKNYRISMTDLTEAIILPALFQRLRRLAPAVTIESFLSKRRETTKELAAGRLDFAVDAPLNTDPQVRHVKLMEDNYVCAMRRGHPLANKAAISLDDYLSVAHIHISSRRSGLGYVDLALGKMGIQRKIALRSQHYLMASQVLQQTDMVMTVPERFARRNDLHFVYLPVNDVPTVETHLYWHESTDQDPANRWMREQIIELCQLVTAQERKLEKELEEAVK; this is encoded by the coding sequence ATGAACCTGAGCAAGGTCGATCTCAATCTCTTTATTGTCTTTGACGCCATCTATACGGAAGCCAACCTGACCCGCGCCGGTCAGATCGTCGGCATCACCCAGCCTGCGGTCTCAAACGCCCTGGCCCGTCTGCGGGAAACCTTCAATGATCCGCTGTTCGTCCGCACGGCCCAAGGCATGGTGCCCACGCCGATGGCCCAGAACATCATCGGCCCGGTGCGTAACGCACTCTCGTTGTTGCGCGTCTCGGTGCAGGAAAGCCGAATCTTCAACCCGCTCCAGGCCAACAAAAACTACCGCATCAGCATGACCGACCTGACCGAGGCCATTATTTTGCCGGCGCTGTTTCAACGGCTCCGCCGACTCGCGCCGGCAGTGACGATCGAAAGCTTCCTGTCCAAACGCAGGGAAACCACCAAAGAACTGGCCGCTGGCAGGCTTGATTTTGCGGTGGACGCGCCGCTCAACACCGATCCCCAGGTGCGGCACGTCAAACTCATGGAAGACAACTACGTGTGCGCCATGCGCCGAGGCCATCCGCTGGCCAATAAAGCCGCCATCAGCCTGGATGACTATTTGTCAGTGGCCCACATTCACATCTCCAGCCGCCGCAGCGGCTTGGGCTACGTGGACCTGGCGCTGGGTAAAATGGGCATTCAACGCAAAATCGCCCTGCGCTCGCAGCACTACCTGATGGCGTCACAAGTGTTGCAGCAGACCGACATGGTCATGACCGTCCCGGAACGTTTCGCGCGCCGCAACGACCTGCATTTCGTGTACCTGCCGGTCAACGATGTCCCCACCGTGGAGACGCACCTGTACTGGCACGAAAGCACCGATCAGGATCCGGCGAACCGCTGGATGCGCGAGCAGATCATTGAGCTTTGCCAACTGGTCACGGCTCAGGAACGCAAACTTGAGAAAGAACTTGAAGAAGCGGTTAAGTAA
- the xthA gene encoding exodeoxyribonuclease III — protein sequence MKIVSFNINGLRARPHQLAALIEKHQPDVIGLQETKVSDDQFPQAEIEALGYHVHFHGQKGHYGVALLSRQAPLSLHKGFDTDDEDAQRRFIWGTFADRNGLPVTIMNGYFPQGESRDHPTKFPAKTKFYADLQHLLETRFSNDQALVVMGDVNISPEDSDIGIGPDNAKRWLKTGKCSFLPEEREWMAKLKNWGLVDSFRHLYPEVVDQFSWFDYRSRGFEDEPKRGLRIDLILASHGLQPRILAAGVDYDLRGMEKPSDHAPIWLELS from the coding sequence ATGAAAATTGTGTCTTTCAACATCAACGGCCTGCGCGCTCGCCCGCATCAGTTGGCGGCGCTGATTGAAAAACACCAGCCTGACGTCATTGGTCTGCAGGAAACCAAGGTCTCGGACGACCAGTTCCCGCAGGCCGAAATCGAAGCGCTGGGCTACCACGTGCACTTCCACGGGCAGAAAGGTCACTACGGCGTTGCCCTGCTCTCACGCCAGGCGCCACTTTCGCTGCATAAAGGCTTTGATACCGACGACGAAGACGCCCAGCGGCGATTTATCTGGGGCACCTTCGCCGACCGCAACGGCCTGCCGGTGACGATCATGAACGGTTACTTCCCGCAGGGCGAAAGCCGGGACCACCCTACCAAGTTCCCGGCCAAGACCAAGTTCTATGCCGACCTTCAGCACTTGCTGGAAACCCGGTTCTCCAACGACCAGGCTCTGGTAGTCATGGGCGACGTCAACATTTCGCCTGAAGACAGCGACATCGGTATCGGTCCGGACAACGCCAAGCGCTGGCTGAAAACCGGCAAGTGCAGCTTCCTTCCGGAAGAGCGCGAGTGGATGGCCAAACTCAAGAACTGGGGGTTGGTGGACAGCTTCCGTCATCTGTACCCGGAAGTGGTCGATCAGTTCAGCTGGTTTGATTACCGCAGCCGCGGCTTCGAAGACGAGCCCAAACGTGGCCTGCGCATCGACTTGATCCTGGCCTCCCATGGCCTGCAGCCGCGCATCCTGGCCGCCGGTGTGGATTACGACCTGCGCGGGATGGAAAAACCTTCCGATCACGCGCCGATCTGGCTTGAATTGAGCTGA
- a CDS encoding substrate-binding domain-containing protein, producing MPHMQRARFFSHAIAVCLLWALSFGARAAALPAPTDGTPALRIQGSNTIGAQLGPALVIGLLNQQGAQAIEQQPGIRPNESRIVGQLPSGQSVSIDIAAHGSSTGFVALKSGQADLAAASRPIKDAELNDLSGLGDLRSREAEQVIAIDGVAVILHPANPLRELSTAQLAKVFSGEIHDWEQLGSTGGPIHVYARDQQSGTFDTFNELVLAKFGKTLTRDTQRFESSEALSDEVSHDRQGIGFIGLPYVRRAKAVAISDGTSKPMLPSISLIATEDYPLSRRLYFYLPPDAKQRWAKALVRFAQSPQGQSIVAQNGFVAQTVQAVKVRATSEMPVEYQNLAREAERLSVNFRFAQGSATLDNKARQDLKRVADYLNVHDLLNQKVTLVGFGDAKSDPARAQLLSKLRAMAVRRELLKSGVIPRDVRGFGDEMPVAANDADEGRIKNRRVEVWVE from the coding sequence ATGCCGCACATGCAGCGCGCTCGTTTTTTCTCACACGCCATCGCGGTCTGTCTGCTGTGGGCGCTCTCCTTCGGGGCCCGCGCGGCCGCACTCCCCGCCCCTACGGATGGCACGCCCGCGCTGCGCATTCAGGGCTCCAACACCATCGGCGCGCAACTGGGTCCGGCATTGGTCATCGGGCTGCTCAACCAGCAAGGCGCGCAGGCCATTGAGCAGCAGCCCGGCATCAGACCCAACGAATCGCGCATCGTCGGTCAACTGCCCTCAGGGCAGTCGGTCAGCATCGACATTGCCGCTCACGGCTCAAGCACAGGCTTCGTCGCGCTCAAGAGCGGTCAGGCGGATCTCGCCGCCGCTTCACGCCCCATCAAGGACGCTGAACTCAACGACCTGTCCGGCCTCGGCGATCTACGCAGCCGTGAGGCCGAACAGGTGATTGCCATCGATGGCGTTGCGGTCATCCTGCACCCGGCCAATCCACTGCGCGAACTGAGCACCGCGCAACTGGCGAAAGTCTTCTCGGGCGAGATCCATGACTGGGAGCAACTGGGCAGCACAGGCGGCCCCATTCATGTGTATGCCCGCGATCAGCAATCCGGCACTTTCGATACCTTCAACGAGCTGGTACTGGCGAAATTCGGCAAGACCCTGACCCGTGACACCCAGCGTTTCGAATCCAGCGAAGCGCTGTCCGACGAGGTCAGTCACGACCGGCAGGGGATCGGCTTCATCGGCCTGCCCTATGTCCGGCGGGCCAAGGCAGTGGCGATCAGTGACGGTACGTCGAAGCCTATGCTGCCCAGCATCAGTCTGATCGCGACGGAGGATTACCCGCTGTCGCGCCGTTTGTACTTCTATTTGCCGCCCGACGCCAAACAGCGTTGGGCCAAGGCGCTGGTCCGCTTCGCTCAAAGTCCGCAGGGCCAGTCCATCGTGGCGCAGAACGGTTTTGTCGCGCAGACCGTGCAGGCCGTGAAAGTACGCGCCACCTCGGAAATGCCCGTGGAGTATCAGAACCTGGCCCGTGAAGCCGAACGGCTGTCAGTGAATTTCCGCTTCGCCCAAGGCAGCGCGACACTGGACAACAAGGCTCGCCAAGACCTGAAACGGGTGGCCGACTACCTGAACGTCCACGACCTGCTGAATCAGAAGGTCACGCTGGTAGGGTTTGGGGATGCGAAAAGCGACCCGGCACGGGCCCAGTTACTCTCGAAACTCAGGGCCATGGCGGTGCGCCGGGAATTGCTGAAAAGCGGCGTGATCCCGCGCGATGTGCGCGGTTTCGGCGATGAAATGCCCGTCGCCGCGAACGACGCCGATGAAGGCCGTATCAAGAATCGTCGCGTTGAAGTGTGGGTGGAGTGA
- a CDS encoding acyl-CoA dehydrogenase produces MDFAYSPKVQELRERVTAFMDAYVYPAEPVFERQVAEGDRWQPTAIMEELKARAKAEGLWNLFLPESELGAGLTNLEYAPLAEIMGRSLLGPEPFNCSAPDTGNMEVLVRYASEAQKQQWLEPLLRGEIRSAFAMTEPDVASSDATNMAARAERDGDEWVINGRKWWTSGACDPRCKIMIFMGLSNPDGPRHQQHSMILVPTDTPGVKIVRPLPVFGYDDAPHGHAEVLFDNVRVPYENVLLGEGRGFEIAQGRLGPGRIHHCMRSIGMAERALELMCKRSVQRTAFGRPLARLGGNIDKIADSRMEIDMARLLTLKAAYMMDTVGNKVAKSEIAQIKVVAPNVALRVIDRAIQIHGGAGVSGDFPLAYMYAMQRTLRLADGPDEVHRAAIGKYEVGKYVPKELMRSEHR; encoded by the coding sequence ATGGATTTCGCTTACTCCCCCAAGGTCCAGGAACTGCGCGAGCGTGTGACCGCGTTCATGGACGCTTACGTGTACCCGGCCGAGCCCGTGTTTGAGCGGCAGGTGGCAGAAGGGGATCGTTGGCAACCGACGGCGATCATGGAGGAACTCAAGGCGCGGGCCAAAGCCGAGGGGTTGTGGAACCTGTTTCTGCCCGAATCGGAACTCGGCGCCGGCCTGACCAACCTGGAATACGCTCCGCTGGCGGAAATCATGGGCCGTTCTCTGCTGGGGCCTGAGCCGTTCAACTGCTCGGCGCCCGACACCGGCAACATGGAAGTGCTGGTGCGTTACGCCAGCGAGGCGCAGAAGCAGCAGTGGCTGGAGCCTTTGCTGCGCGGCGAAATCCGTTCGGCCTTTGCCATGACCGAGCCCGACGTAGCCTCATCGGATGCCACCAACATGGCCGCCCGTGCGGAGCGCGACGGCGATGAGTGGGTGATCAATGGCCGCAAATGGTGGACGTCCGGCGCCTGTGACCCGCGCTGCAAAATCATGATCTTCATGGGCTTGAGCAACCCTGACGGACCGCGTCATCAGCAACATTCGATGATTCTGGTCCCTACCGACACGCCCGGCGTGAAAATCGTGCGGCCGTTGCCGGTGTTTGGCTACGACGACGCGCCCCACGGTCACGCTGAAGTGTTGTTCGATAACGTACGCGTGCCCTACGAAAACGTCTTGCTGGGCGAAGGCCGTGGTTTCGAGATCGCTCAAGGCCGTCTTGGCCCTGGCCGGATCCACCACTGCATGCGTTCGATCGGTATGGCGGAGCGTGCGCTGGAACTGATGTGCAAGCGCTCGGTACAGCGTACGGCGTTCGGCCGACCCCTGGCGCGATTGGGCGGGAACATCGACAAGATTGCCGATTCGCGTATGGAAATCGACATGGCGCGCCTGCTGACTCTGAAAGCCGCGTACATGATGGACACGGTCGGCAATAAGGTGGCGAAAAGCGAAATCGCGCAGATCAAAGTGGTCGCGCCGAACGTGGCGTTGCGGGTCATTGACCGGGCGATCCAGATCCACGGCGGCGCAGGGGTTTCCGGCGATTTCCCGCTGGCCTACATGTACGCGATGCAGCGCACCCTGCGATTGGCCGATGGCCCGGATGAAGTGCACCGCGCAGCCATCGGCAAATACGAAGTCGGCAAGTACGTGCCGAAAGAGCTGATGCGCAGCGAGCATCGCTGA
- a CDS encoding GNAT family N-acetyltransferase has product MPESAHASADIRQLDSGYSREARSLLYQAYRHEPSFGYLFESGRSGYEHRVRATVRELVKQHFLQDMPALGLFVEDRLVGVALIAPPKRRLGITESWAWRLRMVMSTGLRCTQRYLEYYQAVLACLPSDAVHVLPLLGIHPDFQGKHHGEQLLQALHDWCAVDEHSKGIVLDTGNDHYLEFYKRQGYEEIGEVAVGPIREHVFFHPNPQVSIGSMV; this is encoded by the coding sequence ATGCCTGAATCAGCACATGCATCTGCGGACATCCGTCAGCTGGACAGCGGTTACTCCCGAGAAGCTCGATCATTGCTGTACCAGGCGTACCGGCACGAACCCAGTTTCGGTTATTTGTTCGAATCCGGCCGGTCCGGCTATGAGCATCGAGTACGCGCGACGGTTCGCGAGTTGGTGAAGCAGCACTTCCTGCAAGACATGCCGGCACTGGGGTTGTTTGTCGAGGACCGTCTGGTCGGCGTCGCGCTGATCGCGCCGCCGAAACGGCGTCTGGGCATCACCGAAAGCTGGGCGTGGCGGTTGCGCATGGTGATGAGCACCGGGCTTCGTTGTACTCAACGGTATCTGGAGTATTACCAGGCGGTGCTGGCGTGCCTGCCTTCCGATGCGGTCCATGTCCTGCCGCTGCTGGGGATCCACCCCGATTTTCAGGGCAAACACCACGGTGAGCAGTTGCTGCAAGCGCTGCATGACTGGTGCGCCGTGGACGAGCACTCCAAAGGCATCGTGCTGGACACCGGCAATGACCATTATCTGGAGTTCTACAAACGACAGGGTTATGAGGAGATTGGAGAAGTGGCTGTAGGACCTATCCGAGAGCACGTCTTTTTTCACCCAAACCCTCAGGTTTCAATCGGTTCCATGGTTTGA